One window of Quercus robur chromosome 5, dhQueRobu3.1, whole genome shotgun sequence genomic DNA carries:
- the LOC126728544 gene encoding uncharacterized protein LOC126728544: protein MIKQIYVHEAGGDNVRVWPLTPDGNYSVRSAYRMLAADGNNQNPSSSSPSEAKKVWKGIWKIKTPNKILHFVWRAAKDSLPTKQNLKARHIPLDDTCVMCDDQPKTLLHCLWLCSHAQSVWGSDITFANLYKKKHRSFFDLLDDVMQNSSGYCVALFSTIAWSLWQRRNQIRENQGTLPLHEVGDRAKALVVEFLEANKHIRNPSLRWVATIKVVVRDYRGDVMVALSHKIALPLLAALVEARAAHRAITFAQEMCFFRIQVEGDCLGVIHALQSQARCNTLYGHVADDTRRLSSALQSCQFHHIGREWNKLAHELARRAVFFVDTYMGRRSTF, encoded by the exons ATGATCAAACAGATTTATGTGCATGAAGCGGGTGGGGATAATGTACGGGTTTGGCCACTTACCCCGGATGGTAATTACAGTGTGAGGAGCGCATATCGCATGTTGGCAGCTGATGGAAATAATCAAAACCCGAGCTCATCTTCTCCATCTGAAGCTAAGAAAGTATGGAAGGGAATATGGAAGATCAAGACCCCAAATAAAATTCTCCATTTCGTTTGGAGAGCTGCCAAGGACTCATTGCCAACCAAGCAAAATTTGAAGGCCAGACATATTCCTTTGGATGACACCTGTGTGATGTGTGATGATCAACCTAAAACTTTACTGCATTGTCTTTGGCTCTGTTCTCATGCTCAATCGGTTTGGGGATCAGATATAACATTTGCTAATCTGTATAAAAAGAAGCATAGAAGTTTCTTCGACTTGCTGGATGATGTGATGCAGAATAGCTCGGGTTATTGTGTGGCTCTGTTTTCCACCATTGCGTGGAGTCTGTGGCAGAGGCGGAATCAAATTCGGGAAAATCAAGGGACTTTGCCATTGCATGAAGTTGGAGATAGGGCTAAGGCTTTGGTAGTGGAGTTTTTGGAAGCAAACAAACATATACGCAACCCAAGCTTGAGATGGGTAGCAA CCATCAAGGTGGTAGTACGAGATTACAGAGGAGATGTTATGGTAGCACTAAGCCATAAAATTGCTCTTCCTCTGTTAGCAGCTTTGGTAGAGGCTCGAGCTGCCCATAGAGCAATCACCTTTGCTCAGGAAATGTGCTTTTTTCGTATTCAAGTAGAAGGGGATTGTCTGGGGGTTATTCATGCTTTGCAATCTCAAGCACGGTGCAATACCTTATACGGACATGTGGCTGATGATACTCGAAGATTAAGCTCTGCTTTACAGTCTTGTCAGTTCCATCATATTGGAAGGGAATGGAATAAGTTAGCTCATGAATTAGCTAGAAGAGCAGTTTTCTTTGTAGATACTTATATGGGTAGAAGATCTACATTTTGA